Proteins from a genomic interval of Haloferax marinisediminis:
- a CDS encoding complex I subunit 5 family protein: MSVLLALVVAVPLIGAVLPLVVGRRNRLSRLVTGGVLIVQAALAVAVVAAVARRGPLSYVVGGLPSEVGIGLFADAVTSAFLVLVAGSAVAFFVVVRATGTRFGDSLWLLLVAGLSGVTVTADVFNLYVFLEISGLAAYALVATGRGASAALAAFRYLLVGTVGATLYLLGVGYLYIATGTLSMAGLNAALSEIGYDSTLVIASFALIAVGLGVKIALFPLHTWKPAAYATSPADVSALLATLVSTIAGYALVRLTFDVYTLGFLTDVPAARVGLLVAGAVSVVAGGVLTLRQTDIRRLLAYSSVLQFGLIVVAIGLATPTAVTGALVLLLSHAIAKGGLFASVGILARDFDVKTVADYTGLVRDAPVFTVAASVVFASLVGLPPTAGFAGKWYVALGAIEAQSWTIAFLVVGSTLLSILYVGRVVETMVFGTPSTDVFGRTGGEPTGRPPVSADGGQLPTQSLTRASLVLVAVGVAVVALGLWSSDLAAWFQPVVEGWL, encoded by the coding sequence ATGAGTGTGTTGCTCGCGCTCGTCGTCGCGGTGCCGCTCATCGGTGCCGTCCTCCCGCTCGTCGTCGGTCGGCGTAATCGTCTGTCTCGCCTCGTAACCGGCGGTGTACTCATCGTGCAAGCTGCTCTCGCTGTCGCAGTTGTTGCAGCCGTCGCCCGACGGGGACCACTTTCCTACGTCGTCGGCGGACTTCCGAGTGAAGTCGGTATCGGACTCTTCGCCGACGCTGTGACGAGTGCATTCCTCGTCCTCGTCGCGGGTAGTGCAGTCGCGTTCTTCGTGGTAGTTCGAGCGACCGGCACCAGATTCGGAGACAGTCTCTGGCTCCTCCTCGTCGCAGGACTCTCAGGTGTGACCGTCACCGCCGACGTGTTCAACCTGTACGTCTTCCTCGAAATATCGGGGCTCGCCGCGTACGCTCTCGTGGCGACCGGTCGGGGGGCCTCGGCCGCACTGGCCGCGTTCCGGTACCTCCTCGTCGGGACCGTGGGGGCGACGCTGTATCTGCTCGGGGTGGGCTACCTCTACATCGCGACTGGAACCCTCTCGATGGCCGGACTCAACGCGGCTCTCTCCGAAATCGGCTACGACTCGACGCTGGTCATCGCGTCGTTCGCCCTCATCGCGGTGGGACTCGGTGTGAAAATCGCGTTGTTCCCACTCCACACCTGGAAGCCTGCAGCGTACGCAACCTCCCCAGCTGATGTCAGTGCACTCCTCGCGACACTCGTCTCGACTATCGCGGGATACGCGCTCGTGCGGTTGACGTTCGACGTGTACACGCTCGGGTTCCTGACGGACGTCCCCGCCGCCCGGGTCGGGCTCCTCGTCGCGGGTGCGGTGAGCGTCGTCGCAGGGGGCGTCCTGACGCTCCGACAGACCGACATCCGCCGGTTACTCGCCTACTCGTCGGTTCTGCAGTTCGGTCTCATCGTCGTCGCCATCGGTCTCGCGACGCCAACGGCGGTGACCGGTGCGCTCGTCCTCCTCCTCAGCCACGCCATCGCCAAAGGCGGGCTGTTCGCGTCCGTCGGCATCCTCGCGAGAGATTTCGACGTGAAAACGGTCGCCGACTACACCGGGCTCGTCCGCGACGCTCCCGTGTTCACAGTCGCTGCGAGCGTCGTGTTCGCGTCGCTCGTCGGTCTTCCGCCGACCGCTGGATTCGCTGGGAAGTGGTACGTCGCACTCGGTGCAATCGAGGCTCAATCGTGGACCATTGCTTTCCTCGTCGTCGGGAGTACCCTGCTTTCGATTCTCTACGTCGGTCGTGTCGTCGAAACGATGGTCTTCGGCACGCCAAGCACCGACGTGTTCGGTCGGACAGGGGGCGAGCCGACAGGCCGGCCACCCGTAAGCGCTGACGGCGGGCAACTACCGACACAGAGCCTCACTCGTGCGTCACTCGTCCTCGTCGCTGTCGGAGTTGCTGTCGTTGCCCTCGGCCTCTGGTCGTCCGACCTCGCAGCGTGGTTCCAGCCAGTCGTGGAGGGATGGCTATGA
- a CDS encoding proton-conducting transporter transmembrane domain-containing protein — protein MTDVASFLPVAAVAIPAVAIPLIYLSRSNPRVREAWTFIAALVTFAVVALMVRSPVTHVSSLGSIAGIELSLRGDAAGLLFALLASTLWIVTSVYSVGYVRSLDEHDQTRYFAAFAGSIAATMGVALAANLLTLFVFYELLTLATYPLVVHAGTKAARAAGRTYIVYTLGGGVIAFAGILLVAVLVGTLTFVPGGIADLAATDSTLAQAAFIFLAVGFGVKAAIVPLYKWLPTAMVAPTPVSGLLHAVAVVKSGAFAISRTVLYVFGPETMWDLGLGLPLAVFAAVTMVVAGLVGLRQDNLKRGLAYSTISQLSYIVLGLAIATPLAVFGALLHVVAHAFMKITLFFVAGIVAVETGEKYVSDLAGVGRRLPVTMTVFAIAAAGLIGFPLVAGFVSKFTLVVGVAEGPAPVFVAAYLVAGLLKLLYFWPIVYTVFFGQRDGSTPASRHAFAPAHTHGVHAVGNPQVKDVHATDGGGVAHRRNHVGWERRTLSTETTPLMLVPILTTVGVAVVLGVAPSYLPFWDLAEAVVWEVFG, from the coding sequence ATGACCGACGTCGCGTCCTTCCTTCCGGTGGCTGCAGTAGCCATCCCCGCAGTCGCAATCCCGCTCATCTACCTGTCGCGGTCGAATCCAAGAGTTCGTGAAGCGTGGACCTTCATCGCGGCACTGGTAACGTTTGCAGTCGTCGCCCTGATGGTCAGATCTCCGGTCACGCACGTCTCGTCACTCGGGTCTATCGCTGGTATCGAACTCAGCCTCCGTGGCGATGCAGCAGGACTGCTATTCGCACTGCTCGCGTCGACGCTGTGGATCGTAACCAGCGTTTACAGCGTCGGTTACGTCCGGAGCCTCGACGAACACGACCAGACGCGGTACTTCGCGGCCTTCGCCGGGAGCATCGCCGCGACCATGGGCGTCGCACTCGCTGCGAATTTGCTGACGTTGTTCGTCTTCTACGAACTCCTGACGCTGGCAACGTACCCACTTGTCGTCCACGCCGGGACGAAGGCAGCACGTGCGGCCGGCCGCACGTACATCGTGTACACACTCGGTGGAGGTGTCATCGCGTTCGCTGGAATCCTCCTCGTCGCGGTTCTCGTCGGGACACTCACGTTCGTCCCTGGGGGAATCGCTGACCTCGCCGCGACGGACTCGACGCTCGCACAGGCAGCGTTCATCTTCCTCGCCGTCGGGTTCGGGGTCAAAGCGGCAATCGTCCCGCTCTACAAGTGGCTTCCGACCGCGATGGTTGCACCAACCCCCGTGTCGGGCCTCCTACACGCGGTTGCAGTCGTCAAGAGTGGTGCGTTCGCAATCTCACGGACCGTCCTCTACGTCTTTGGCCCGGAGACGATGTGGGACCTCGGTCTCGGCCTCCCGCTCGCCGTCTTTGCGGCAGTGACAATGGTCGTCGCAGGACTCGTTGGCCTTCGACAGGACAACCTCAAGCGTGGCCTCGCATACTCGACCATCTCGCAACTGTCGTACATCGTGCTAGGACTCGCAATCGCAACGCCGCTCGCAGTGTTTGGTGCGCTCCTCCACGTCGTGGCCCACGCGTTCATGAAGATTACACTGTTCTTCGTCGCGGGCATCGTCGCAGTCGAGACGGGCGAGAAGTACGTCTCTGACCTCGCAGGTGTTGGGCGCAGACTCCCCGTCACGATGACTGTGTTCGCAATCGCAGCCGCGGGACTCATCGGCTTCCCACTCGTTGCGGGGTTCGTCAGCAAATTCACGCTCGTCGTGGGTGTCGCGGAGGGTCCTGCTCCGGTGTTCGTCGCTGCGTACCTCGTGGCAGGATTGTTGAAACTGCTCTACTTCTGGCCCATCGTCTACACGGTATTTTTCGGCCAGCGTGACGGCTCGACGCCGGCGAGTCGACACGCGTTCGCGCCAGCACACACCCACGGAGTGCACGCAGTCGGGAACCCACAAGTGAAGGATGTGCACGCGACCGATGGCGGTGGCGTCGCCCACCGACGCAACCACGTTGGATGGGAGCGCCGCACGCTCTCGACCGAGACGACGCCGCTCATGCTGGTCCCGATTCTTACCACCGTAGGCGTTGCAGTCGTCCTCGGTGTCGCCCCGAGTTACCTTCCGTTCTGGGACCTCGCGGAGGCTGTGGTCTGGGAGGTGTTCGGATGA
- a CDS encoding proton-conducting transporter transmembrane domain-containing protein — protein MTEFLTLAPPWVAFILALFVVGVAPRVSGTAVGVLLVGLTIPWMWAVEAGSYLVVSPFGFEQVLFTVDGVTRPVVMLFGFIAAVNLAYGYATSADTRQQLYALSYMGAGVVAVLAGDWLTLLIGWELLAVTATVLVWHHGGDAVRPAFRYAVYHLVGGAFLVAGIAFHFAATGTFVYDGGLVGGLPRALALVGVGVNLGFIGLHFWLPETYPRPHVAASVVLAAFTTKVAVVVLFRVAPDGAVLVAWLGGLMILYGVTQAIFQTDMRRLLSYHIISQVGYMVVALGIGTAAGLSGSFAHLVAHVLYKGLLFMVAGVLIYRTGKHSLKHLGGLARVMPVTFSAFLVAALAITGAPGFSGFVSKGLITKAVESTGDTVLWWILVLGSVGTVLSFAKFGYYAFVRAAPDDLDVRPPSLSLRAVLIVTAIPSVAFGIFPEALLGSMPGDSGGFDAYATSELVKASTVLVAGILGFVVLRTRIAQIHLVDIDRVLYPLAVRGTTALSVGAIAVSNAANRAAASLIERTASAVGAEPRLNDTIQSALVLLFATVGFALGVVLLTPY, from the coding sequence ATGACCGAGTTCTTGACGCTCGCCCCCCCGTGGGTTGCGTTCATCCTCGCACTGTTCGTCGTGGGCGTCGCACCACGGGTGAGTGGAACGGCCGTCGGAGTCCTTCTCGTCGGACTCACCATCCCGTGGATGTGGGCTGTCGAGGCTGGGTCGTACCTCGTGGTCTCTCCCTTCGGCTTCGAACAAGTTCTCTTCACCGTCGACGGGGTCACCCGCCCAGTCGTGATGCTCTTTGGCTTCATTGCCGCTGTCAACCTCGCTTACGGCTATGCGACTAGCGCCGATACGAGACAACAGCTCTACGCACTGTCGTACATGGGCGCCGGTGTGGTCGCGGTGCTCGCAGGTGACTGGCTGACCCTCCTCATCGGATGGGAACTACTCGCGGTGACCGCGACTGTTCTCGTCTGGCATCACGGCGGTGACGCCGTCCGCCCCGCGTTCAGATACGCAGTCTACCACCTCGTCGGAGGGGCATTCCTCGTCGCAGGCATCGCGTTCCACTTCGCGGCGACCGGGACGTTCGTCTATGACGGTGGCCTCGTGGGAGGACTGCCGAGAGCGCTGGCACTCGTCGGTGTCGGCGTCAACCTCGGCTTCATCGGCCTCCACTTCTGGCTACCAGAGACCTACCCCCGGCCGCACGTCGCAGCGAGCGTCGTCCTCGCGGCCTTCACGACCAAAGTCGCCGTCGTGGTCCTCTTCCGAGTCGCACCTGACGGTGCGGTGCTCGTCGCGTGGTTAGGCGGTCTGATGATTCTCTACGGTGTCACTCAGGCCATCTTCCAGACCGATATGCGACGTCTCCTGTCGTACCACATCATCTCGCAGGTGGGGTACATGGTCGTTGCACTCGGAATCGGCACTGCTGCTGGGCTCTCCGGGTCGTTCGCCCATCTCGTGGCGCACGTCCTCTACAAGGGCCTGCTGTTCATGGTCGCCGGCGTACTCATCTACCGGACTGGAAAACACTCACTCAAACACCTCGGTGGACTCGCCCGCGTGATGCCCGTGACGTTCTCGGCGTTCCTCGTCGCCGCACTCGCCATCACCGGAGCGCCCGGCTTCTCTGGATTCGTCAGCAAAGGCCTCATCACGAAGGCCGTCGAGAGCACGGGAGACACGGTGCTGTGGTGGATTCTCGTCCTCGGCAGTGTCGGCACAGTGCTGTCGTTCGCCAAGTTCGGCTACTACGCATTCGTCCGTGCCGCTCCGGACGACCTCGACGTACGGCCTCCCAGCCTTAGCCTCCGGGCTGTGTTGATTGTCACCGCCATTCCATCGGTCGCGTTCGGCATCTTCCCAGAGGCACTCCTCGGTTCGATGCCCGGCGATTCTGGTGGGTTCGACGCGTACGCGACGAGTGAACTCGTCAAAGCCAGCACTGTCCTCGTCGCTGGTATCCTTGGGTTCGTCGTGCTCCGAACGCGAATCGCACAGATACACCTCGTCGATATCGACCGAGTCCTCTACCCACTCGCTGTCCGCGGGACGACAGCACTCTCTGTCGGGGCGATTGCCGTCAGTAACGCAGCGAATCGCGCTGCTGCATCGCTCATCGAACGGACCGCCTCGGCCGTCGGGGCCGAACCGCGACTGAACGACACCATCCAGTCAGCCCTCGTCTTGCTGTTCGCAACCGTCGGGTTCGCACTCGGTGTCGTTCTCCTCACACCATACTAA
- a CDS encoding Lrp/AsnC family transcriptional regulator — translation MTLKGLDELDRRILHELQRDARHVSSRNIADSVDASPSTVRKRIQRLESEEIITGYHAAVDYKNAGYQLFMQIECTAEIPLRRDLTEKALDVSGVVSVRELATGESNVLVGAVGTDSNDLARIARELSDLGLRVSDEDLIQRDLQRPFSEFDPAAGE, via the coding sequence ATGACTCTCAAAGGACTCGACGAACTCGACCGACGGATTCTCCACGAACTTCAACGTGATGCGAGACACGTTTCGTCGCGTAACATCGCCGACTCCGTCGATGCCTCTCCGAGTACGGTTCGAAAGCGCATCCAACGACTAGAGTCTGAAGAGATCATCACCGGATATCACGCCGCAGTGGACTACAAGAATGCAGGATACCAACTCTTCATGCAGATAGAGTGTACCGCCGAGATTCCACTGCGGAGAGACCTCACTGAGAAGGCACTGGACGTCTCAGGTGTCGTCAGTGTTCGCGAACTCGCAACCGGCGAGAGCAACGTCTTGGTGGGTGCAGTCGGCACAGACTCGAATGACCTCGCACGGATAGCGCGTGAGTTGAGTGACCTTGGTCTTCGTGTTTCTGACGAAGACCTGATTCAACGGGACCTCCAGCGGCCCTTCTCTGAGTTCGATCCGGCCGCTGGCGAGTAG
- a CDS encoding RPA12/RPB9/RPC11 RNA polymerase family protein has protein sequence MQFCDECGSMMHTEGDTWVCRSCENKEPRDSQAEAAMATQEGQQDDGAPAVADATQGSTETVQEPCPADDCDSDRAYYEMMPKPGGSYEVRLFTCVECGHKWRES, from the coding sequence ATGCAATTCTGCGACGAGTGTGGTTCGATGATGCACACGGAGGGCGACACGTGGGTGTGTCGCTCTTGTGAGAACAAGGAGCCGCGGGACTCGCAAGCGGAAGCGGCGATGGCGACCCAAGAGGGGCAGCAGGACGACGGGGCACCCGCCGTGGCCGACGCGACCCAAGGCTCCACCGAAACGGTGCAGGAGCCCTGTCCGGCGGACGACTGCGACAGCGACCGGGCCTACTACGAGATGATGCCGAAGCCAGGCGGTTCCTACGAGGTCCGGCTGTTCACCTGCGTCGAGTGTGGCCACAAGTGGCGCGAGTCCTGA
- a CDS encoding type 1 glutamine amidotransferase domain-containing protein encodes MKLKDKRIAMLVGPGFEDLEFWAVYMRMKEEGAQIDVVGIDAGVEYTGKSGGLTAETEFAAGEVDPAAVDAVLVPGGWTPDKIRRDQSVLDLVRDVYEDDKIIGMICHAGLVGISAGIVEGSDATGSLGIKDDLINAGATWVDEPAFRDGNIVWGRVVKDIPDYCRVLVDALAEHSA; translated from the coding sequence ATGAAACTGAAAGACAAACGAATCGCCATGTTGGTCGGACCCGGGTTCGAGGACTTGGAGTTCTGGGCCGTCTACATGCGCATGAAAGAGGAAGGGGCACAGATCGATGTCGTCGGCATCGACGCTGGCGTGGAGTACACGGGAAAGAGCGGTGGACTCACCGCCGAGACCGAATTTGCGGCCGGGGAGGTCGACCCGGCGGCGGTCGACGCGGTCCTGGTCCCTGGCGGCTGGACGCCCGACAAGATTCGCCGCGACCAGTCGGTACTCGACCTCGTCCGGGACGTCTACGAGGACGACAAAATCATCGGGATGATCTGTCACGCCGGGCTGGTCGGAATTTCCGCCGGCATCGTCGAGGGCTCGGACGCGACGGGCTCGCTGGGCATCAAGGACGACCTGATAAACGCCGGTGCGACCTGGGTCGACGAACCGGCGTTCCGCGACGGCAACATCGTCTGGGGACGCGTCGTCAAGGACATCCCCGATTATTGCCGCGTCCTGGTGGACGCACTGGCCGAGCACTCCGCCTAG
- a CDS encoding Gfo/Idh/MocA family protein, with product MANKLKLGLVGADAAGRSWGPAAHIPALREIEQIELAALCTSRPESAAAAAEAFGIDRAYHDINELVAQPDIDIIAAVVNIPSHYEIVMPALNAGKHVYCEWPLGANLTETEEMAALAHAKGVVTAIGLQGRHDPSLTHIKELCDDGWLGDIHSVQMTFLGTSIPDRSSRMEYEREIHRGAHLLTIIGGHTLAYIAYCFGSLAEVSARVATRVKKLRMADTGEMVDAEAADNVLINGALTNGALLSYQLSAVPFHGDGWRMAVYGSKGTIIATAQGLPQITPIKLVGAQGDEPLVELPVPERLRVVPASVPFGPPQNVGQAYVRMAEAIQEGKPFAPSFEDAVEVHRLLDAVQQSSDEGRVIRVV from the coding sequence ATGGCAAACAAACTAAAGTTAGGGTTGGTGGGGGCAGATGCCGCTGGAAGGAGCTGGGGACCAGCTGCTCATATCCCAGCATTGCGCGAAATAGAACAGATCGAGTTGGCGGCACTCTGTACAAGTCGTCCCGAATCGGCTGCCGCTGCCGCAGAAGCATTCGGTATCGACCGTGCATATCATGATATCAATGAACTGGTTGCTCAACCAGACATCGACATCATCGCGGCTGTTGTAAACATACCAAGCCACTACGAAATTGTGATGCCAGCACTAAACGCTGGAAAGCACGTTTATTGTGAGTGGCCGCTCGGTGCAAATCTCACAGAAACAGAGGAGATGGCGGCACTCGCACACGCGAAAGGTGTTGTCACAGCAATTGGGCTTCAAGGGCGTCACGATCCTTCCCTTACCCACATCAAGGAGTTATGTGATGACGGTTGGTTAGGCGACATTCATTCCGTTCAGATGACATTCCTAGGAACGAGTATCCCTGACCGCTCCTCTCGGATGGAATACGAGCGTGAGATCCATCGAGGTGCCCATTTACTGACGATCATTGGTGGACACACGCTTGCTTACATTGCGTATTGTTTCGGGTCACTGGCTGAGGTTTCGGCCAGGGTAGCAACACGAGTGAAGAAGTTGCGTATGGCTGATACTGGTGAGATGGTTGATGCAGAAGCAGCCGATAACGTTCTTATCAACGGCGCACTCACCAATGGCGCACTGCTCTCTTACCAGTTATCAGCTGTTCCATTCCATGGAGACGGGTGGCGGATGGCTGTGTATGGTAGTAAGGGAACAATCATAGCAACGGCCCAGGGACTACCCCAGATCACGCCAATCAAACTTGTTGGTGCTCAAGGCGACGAGCCGCTCGTTGAATTGCCAGTTCCTGAACGACTGCGAGTAGTGCCAGCATCGGTACCATTTGGCCCACCACAGAACGTGGGGCAGGCGTATGTACGCATGGCAGAGGCGATTCAAGAAGGGAAACCGTTTGCTCCCAGCTTTGAGGATGCGGTGGAGGTCCACAGACTCCTCGACGCGGTCCAGCAATCTTCGGACGAGGGTCGCGTTATCAGGGTAGTCTAG
- a CDS encoding HalOD1 output domain-containing protein, translated as MSDHSVSEAVLAAIAEAEGVDVKALDTPLYESISPEALDKLFRNSPVEVTFRYMGYIVTVTPEQEVELVSIDDR; from the coding sequence ATGTCTGACCACTCAGTAAGTGAGGCAGTTCTTGCTGCTATTGCGGAAGCAGAAGGCGTCGACGTGAAGGCATTGGACACGCCACTCTACGAGAGTATCAGTCCCGAAGCACTCGACAAACTCTTCCGAAACTCTCCAGTCGAGGTTACCTTTCGCTACATGGGTTACATCGTCACAGTGACTCCCGAGCAGGAAGTCGAATTAGTATCGATAGACGACCGTTGA